One window from the genome of Acuticoccus sp. I52.16.1 encodes:
- a CDS encoding sensor histidine kinase: MTTQGLHSYLRSGGQGSAAGVAKPSENREASTPLAYDAPRPAPSLRGRPQPGAFEIGAEILNKLDIAVIMLTDDEHIAYANEWACKAVGRDLVDRPFAELWAEDADDVRLTLAAIAAADDWRSFSLTPRQAEGEGSNLALRARPLVVHRPPVLPQRHILVTSDAFATAPALALPEPHPDLAAGDEPDAQRELIHRVKNNLALLMSLVRTARRNVQDEEADQEISAFERRLMSIAAMHDVLDAHRETTSLRADDLLSRVCEGLEDALAPDGVVITAELEPLEVPVALGSPIALIVNELITNALKHGFPAGRRGAVHVVLRLASDERHEITVSDDGVGAAAAAGEERRGSHGSGSNIVRALVMQLGGTLLPLEQAVGTGWALRFTV, encoded by the coding sequence ATGACCACGCAGGGCCTGCACTCCTACTTGCGATCGGGCGGCCAGGGATCGGCGGCCGGCGTCGCCAAGCCGAGCGAGAACCGCGAGGCGTCGACTCCGCTCGCCTACGATGCGCCGCGGCCCGCGCCCTCCCTGCGCGGCCGGCCACAACCGGGCGCGTTCGAAATCGGCGCCGAGATCCTCAACAAACTCGACATCGCGGTCATCATGCTGACCGACGACGAGCATATCGCCTATGCCAACGAATGGGCCTGCAAGGCGGTGGGGCGGGACCTCGTCGACCGGCCGTTCGCCGAGCTCTGGGCCGAGGACGCCGACGACGTGCGCCTGACGCTGGCGGCCATCGCCGCGGCCGACGATTGGCGCAGCTTCTCCTTGACCCCGCGGCAGGCCGAGGGGGAAGGCTCCAACCTCGCATTGCGCGCCCGGCCGCTGGTGGTGCATCGCCCGCCGGTGCTGCCGCAGAGACACATCCTCGTCACCAGCGACGCGTTCGCCACCGCGCCGGCGCTGGCGTTGCCCGAGCCGCACCCGGACCTCGCCGCCGGTGACGAGCCGGATGCGCAGCGCGAGCTGATCCACCGGGTGAAGAACAACCTCGCCTTGCTGATGTCCCTGGTGCGAACCGCCCGGCGCAACGTGCAGGACGAGGAGGCGGACCAGGAGATCTCGGCCTTCGAGCGGCGCCTGATGTCGATCGCCGCGATGCACGACGTGCTCGACGCCCACCGCGAGACCACCTCGCTGCGGGCCGACGACCTGCTGTCGCGCGTTTGCGAGGGTCTGGAGGACGCGCTGGCGCCGGACGGGGTCGTGATCACCGCCGAGCTGGAGCCGCTCGAGGTGCCGGTGGCGCTCGGCTCGCCGATCGCGCTGATCGTCAACGAGCTCATTACCAACGCGCTCAAGCACGGCTTCCCGGCGGGGCGGCGGGGCGCGGTGCACGTGGTGCTGCGCCTGGCGTCGGACGAACGGCACGAGATCACCGTGTCGGACGACGGCGTCGGTGCGGCGGCGGCGGCCGGGGAGGAGCGGCGCGGCAGCCACGGGTCGGGCAGCAACATCGTCCGCGCGCTGGTGATGCAGCTGGGCGGCACGCTGCTGCCGCTGGAGCAGGCTGTCGGCACCGGCTGGGCGCTCCGCTTCACCGTGTGA
- a CDS encoding DUF3299 domain-containing protein translates to MVAIAVRGLVVALIAVVVVGATIYVHDQNEAPPPLVDADGNVIEDTTGFTEVPGFFDGSAPHELVRYDLPEATVTPPLAEGVEAITFPDLWAPGDFKLDVPPEARLGTPTKDTFEDGMTDEDIANFFLDMSDMREMQPRVGRVRDELDGKRVRLAGYASPVGFELDERQFLLVPELGACVHVPPPPPNQVIYVDYQQLAPEVGDPVWVTGTLRATPVATILADVGYRLEDVTVEPYR, encoded by the coding sequence ATGGTCGCAATCGCTGTGAGAGGCCTCGTCGTGGCGCTGATCGCCGTCGTCGTAGTCGGCGCCACCATCTACGTCCACGATCAGAACGAAGCGCCGCCCCCGCTGGTCGACGCCGACGGCAACGTCATCGAGGACACCACCGGCTTTACCGAGGTTCCCGGCTTCTTCGACGGCAGCGCCCCGCACGAACTGGTGCGTTACGACCTGCCGGAGGCGACCGTGACGCCGCCGCTGGCCGAGGGCGTGGAGGCGATCACCTTCCCGGACCTGTGGGCTCCGGGCGACTTCAAGCTCGACGTGCCGCCCGAGGCGCGCCTCGGCACCCCCACGAAAGACACCTTCGAGGACGGCATGACGGACGAAGACATCGCCAACTTCTTCCTCGACATGTCCGACATGCGCGAGATGCAGCCGCGCGTCGGCCGCGTGCGCGACGAACTCGACGGCAAGCGCGTGCGGCTCGCCGGCTACGCGAGCCCGGTCGGCTTCGAGCTGGACGAGCGGCAGTTCCTGCTGGTGCCCGAGCTGGGCGCCTGCGTGCACGTCCCGCCGCCGCCGCCCAACCAGGTCATCTACGTCGACTACCAGCAGCTCGCGCCGGAGGTCGGCGACCCGGTGTGGGTGACCGGCACCCTGCGTGCCACCCCCGTCGCGACCATCCTCGCCGACGTCGGCTACCGCCTCGAGGACGTCACCGTGGAGCCCTACCGCTAG